From a single Gimesia fumaroli genomic region:
- the htpG gene encoding molecular chaperone HtpG, with protein MNEKTSEKFTFQAEIKKLLDLLSHSLYQNREIAIRELISNASDALDKYRFLALTDASIKDEQPLEIRLEPDTENRILGICDNGVGMTHAELIENIGTIAHSGSLDFLKNADGDEKEEVSLIGKFGVGFYSAFMLADKVEVLTRSYQDESGWKWESDGTGSFTIEPQEGLERGTSIRLHLRKDLDEFTNDTRLKFILNKYSTFVPYPIKLGEELVNDQPPIWLEPKTQLTQEQYDGFYQYLAHNGEEQARWHLHLSSDSPFQFHSILYCPQSNMELMGFGRTEHGISLCAKRILVQNDNRDLLPEYLRFIYGLVDSADLPLNISRESLQDNTIFRKIQKVLVKRVLSHLASMAKDDEEKYLEFYRQFGSCLREGIGTDFENRDTIAKLLRFPSSNGTSENELVSLEAYLKRADESQKQIYYLGGNDYNTITKNPNLEIFRKQGIEVFYLPDPMDEIVLSNLMKFEDHDIVSIDSSDVKLPGDTDKEEDSEEKSEKKEEQKEPLSPEFEKVISLFEEELKDDVESVTKSDRLTDSPCCLVMPEGAISSQLQKVLSMNNKDFPTTKRILEINPDAELIKRLCTLSSNADQHAFIKQCGRQLFWNASLMTGIATSPEEITSNIQNMMEELAQKRSPIIT; from the coding sequence ATGAACGAAAAAACATCCGAAAAATTCACATTTCAAGCTGAAATCAAGAAACTCTTGGATTTGCTTTCGCACTCACTCTATCAAAACCGGGAAATTGCGATTCGGGAGTTAATATCGAACGCCTCCGATGCTTTGGATAAATATCGATTTCTGGCGCTCACCGATGCATCCATCAAAGACGAGCAACCGTTAGAAATTCGTCTGGAGCCCGATACAGAAAACCGCATTCTGGGCATCTGTGATAACGGCGTCGGCATGACGCATGCAGAATTGATCGAAAACATCGGTACAATCGCCCATAGCGGCTCGCTCGACTTTCTGAAAAACGCAGACGGAGACGAAAAGGAAGAAGTCTCACTGATCGGCAAGTTCGGCGTGGGATTCTACTCCGCGTTCATGCTGGCTGATAAAGTTGAAGTCTTAACCCGCAGCTACCAGGATGAGTCCGGCTGGAAATGGGAATCCGACGGAACCGGCTCCTTTACCATTGAACCTCAAGAAGGTCTGGAACGTGGAACCTCCATCCGTCTGCACCTTCGCAAAGACCTGGATGAATTTACTAACGACACCCGCCTGAAATTCATCCTGAATAAATATTCCACGTTCGTCCCCTACCCCATTAAGCTCGGCGAAGAACTCGTCAACGACCAGCCCCCCATCTGGCTGGAACCGAAAACACAACTCACTCAGGAACAATACGACGGCTTCTATCAATATCTGGCACATAACGGCGAAGAACAGGCACGCTGGCATCTGCACCTCAGCAGCGACTCCCCGTTCCAGTTTCACAGCATCCTCTACTGCCCACAGTCCAATATGGAATTAATGGGTTTCGGTCGCACCGAACACGGCATCAGCCTCTGCGCCAAACGCATTCTCGTTCAAAACGACAATCGAGACCTTTTACCCGAATACCTCAGATTCATCTACGGACTTGTCGACTCGGCTGACCTGCCGCTCAATATTTCTCGCGAGTCACTCCAGGACAATACGATCTTCCGTAAGATCCAAAAAGTATTGGTCAAACGTGTGCTCTCGCACCTCGCATCCATGGCGAAGGACGATGAAGAAAAATATCTCGAATTCTATCGCCAGTTCGGCAGTTGTCTGCGAGAAGGAATCGGAACCGATTTCGAAAATCGCGATACCATCGCCAAACTTCTGCGGTTCCCTTCCTCTAACGGTACTTCTGAAAACGAACTGGTTTCTCTGGAAGCCTACCTCAAACGGGCCGATGAAAGCCAGAAACAGATCTACTATCTAGGCGGTAACGATTATAACACCATCACCAAAAACCCGAACCTGGAAATCTTCCGTAAACAAGGCATCGAAGTCTTCTACCTGCCGGACCCCATGGACGAAATCGTTCTCTCCAATCTGATGAAATTTGAAGACCACGATATTGTTTCCATCGATTCATCCGACGTCAAACTGCCAGGAGATACCGACAAGGAAGAAGATTCTGAGGAGAAATCAGAAAAGAAAGAGGAACAGAAAGAGCCACTCTCACCTGAATTTGAAAAAGTGATTTCCCTGTTCGAAGAAGAACTCAAAGACGATGTCGAATCGGTCACGAAGTCAGATCGTCTGACAGACAGCCCCTGCTGTCTCGTGATGCCCGAAGGCGCAATCAGCTCTCAGCTTCAAAAAGTTTTGAGTATGAACAACAAGGATTTCCCCACCACAAAACGCATCCTGGAAATCAATCCCGATGCCGAGTTAATCAAACGTCTCTGTACCCTGTCGTCGAATGCAGACCAGCACGCGTTTATCAAACAGTGTGGCCGACAACTCTTCTGGAATGCATCGCTCATGACGGGCATCGCCACCAGTCCGGAAGAAATCACGTCCAATATCCAAAATATGATGGAAGAACTCGCTCAGAAACGATCTCCCATCATTACATAG